The following is a genomic window from Bacteroidia bacterium.
TGCTTGCCACCATCGATGGTACGCCGCTGTCGGTATCCGACTATGAGGAGATGTTCCTTCGTACCCGACTGAACCGTCCGCATAACGACGAGGAGAAACGGGAATTCCTCACCACTCTGACGGATTTTCGCGTGAAAGTGGCCGAGGCCGAGCGCCTCGGTCTGCAGAACGATCCGGACTTCATCCAGGAGGTCAAGGAATACCGCGATAATCTCGCGTTATCCTTTTTGTACGAACAGCGTCTCGCCGAGCCCGCGTTGCGCACACTGTACGACCGTCGTCTCGAGGAAATAAAGATTCAGCAGCTCGTCGTCAAATGGGCACCGGGCGAAGGCCCCGATGCCGACACGAGCATGACTTGGGAAAAAGCGCGGGTTGTCGAGAGCATCATCAAGGCCAGCGGACTTCCGTTCGATTCGCTGGTCACACTGTACAGCGACGACGGCGGTAAGGCGCGGACACGCGGCGTCATCGGTTGGATTATCGCCGGAACGACTTTCCCCTGGCTGGATGATATGATCTACGACCTCCAGCCCGGCCAGGTCACACCGCACCCTTTGCGCACCGTGTTCGGCTATCACTTCTTCAAAGTACTGGACCGGAAGCCCGCGCGGCAGCGTCTTCGTCCCGCACAGATTCTCTACCGCCTCGACCTCGAGCAGCGCAACGACACCACCGCCGGCGTCGCATTTCTCGGCGCGCTGCGGGATTCCATTCAGCAGGGGCTTGCGACCTTCGAGGAACTCGCCATGCGGCATTCGCAGGATACCGTGTCGGGTCCCATCGGCGGTGATCTCGGCTGGATGACGCGCGGTACCAATATCGAGGCCAATTTCGAGGACGCTCTTTTGAACCTGCAGGTGGGTGAAGTATCGCGCGTTGTGCGCACGCCCTTTGGTCTCCATCTGATAAAAATGCTCGCCGAAGAAGCACCCGAACCTCTGGAAAAACAGAAGGACCATTTGCGACGCATCTACCGCAACGAGCGCTTCGCCACAGATTTCCTGCATTTCACGACGCAGCTCCGGCGACAGTACAACTACGCCATCAACGCGAATGTGGTCGAACGCCTGCTTGGGAGGATAGACTCGTCGCACAGCACATCCACGCCAGGCTGGGACAAGGCACTCACCCGTGAGGACCGCGCCGCGTATCTGCTCCGCACCGATATCGGTCCCGTAACGGTGGACGAAGCAGTGGCTTTCATCAAAAGTGAGCCCACCGTACAGATGCGCCGTTTCACAGCGGCAGTGCTCGACACCGTCGCGCTGATGCTGGCGGATCGCCGTCTCGCGCTGCATGAGTCGAGAGATTTCGAGAACAGCATCCCCGAGTTCCGCCGCTTGCTTCAGGAGTATCGGTCCACCGCGCTCATCACGCGGCTTGAAGAGCGGGAGGTCTGGAATGCCATACAGCCGGG
Proteins encoded in this region:
- a CDS encoding peptidylprolyl isomerase; protein product: MSFSKCIFVLVFVSIVFSGCSSVPRDVLATIDGTPLSVSDYEEMFLRTRLNRPHNDEEKREFLTTLTDFRVKVAEAERLGLQNDPDFIQEVKEYRDNLALSFLYEQRLAEPALRTLYDRRLEEIKIQQLVVKWAPGEGPDADTSMTWEKARVVESIIKASGLPFDSLVTLYSDDGGKARTRGVIGWIIAGTTFPWLDDMIYDLQPGQVTPHPLRTVFGYHFFKVLDRKPARQRLRPAQILYRLDLEQRNDTTAGVAFLGALRDSIQQGLATFEELAMRHSQDTVSGPIGGDLGWMTRGTNIEANFEDALLNLQVGEVSRVVRTPFGLHLIKMLAEEAPEPLEKQKDHLRRIYRNERFATDFLHFTTQLRRQYNYAINANVVERLLGRIDSSHSTSTPGWDKALTREDRAAYLLRTDIGPVTVDEAVAFIKSEPTVQMRRFTAAVLDTVALMLADRRLALHESRDFENSIPEFRRLLQEYRSTALITRLEEREVWNAIQPGEEEMQAWWRERKSEFTLPPRVKIAEIFTHTEKMSMIFRDSLYAGYDFGYLASRYTQRPGYFRNNGEWDFMDYNQNELARTAAGMAVGQIAGPIPFEGGFSLIKVLDKHDAREQTWEEARSSVIGMYKSERAAARRAEWVRELRARHQVVEYPGNLDAAFPPVKMEN